In Lolium rigidum isolate FL_2022 chromosome 7, APGP_CSIRO_Lrig_0.1, whole genome shotgun sequence, the DNA window TAAGGCTGGATCCTGTTGTTGGATACGATGAAAAGGAGCTGAGGCGCAAGCCGGAGTGCCGACATAACAAGCTCACGCAGGTGAAAATCATGGGCTTTCATTCAGCCAAAAACCTGGTTGAGCTCACGGTCCACATCCTTGAGAGCGCACCTTCGCTCGAGAGCCTCACACTGGATACGGCCCATGGCTACGATGCAATGTCTACATGTCATGATTTAACCGAAATTGGCCAATGCTCGTTGATGACCAAGACCGCTCTCACTAAAGCTCAGAAGGCTACAGAGGTTGCAGTCACATACTCCGTACATCGCAGGAAGAGTTCCCATGGTTGTTGAATTCCAGGTCGTGAAATCCTGTAATTGATGCCATAGTGGCAATCCACAGATCAATGCCAATGTGGTTTATATTTTCTTCTAGCGTTCGGAGAGTTGTATCTATAGCAAATGCTCTATCTCATTACAAATTATATAGAACAACTTTGTTTAGGTGTATCATCTATAGCTAGCACTAACCGAAAACCACTAATTTTTTGAAACGGTCACCGGGGGGGAGAGGATCCCCACCTGAATTTCATTTCCTTTTGATAAACATGTTTTACATGATACAAGATGAGAGGTGGTTGCGCCAAAGCATCAGTTCTGCTTTGTGCTCTCCATTTCTAAATCTATGAGACCAGAGTGTTAGGTCCTCTATGATGCTAGCAAGAACCAAATTACAGTGGATCTGTTGATGTCGAAAGATTAGGGAGGGGAAATCTTCAATGGTGCAGGTGCGCAGCGCGCATGGCTATACTCACCATTTATTTCCATCCAAATCTAGATGTTGCACTATCTCCCCTACATGCACATAGTCCAAAACTTTGAGTAATCTCTTCCAGAAAAGACAAAATCCTCTCAGAAaagacactcttctctctccaaaATTTCTCTACTGTCCATGAGGTGCTCTGAAAAGCTACTCTCATTAGGGAGTTCCTGGCATCCCAGATTCTCCACATAATGGCAATTGGCAACCATGGCGAAGGGACAAATGTCTGGGTGCAGCAAGGGATGACGGCTCTGAGTCCAAAGATCGTCCTGGTCGAAGGAGATGTCTGTCATGCCGATTTTGTTCCACACTTGACGGGCGACGGGGCAGTTGCTGAAAAGGTGATCGCGGTCCAGAAACTCCATGAGGGAAAACCACGAGTATGCAATCGTAGTATTCTCATCCAAATAAAGGTAACTGCGTGAGCGTTGGACCTTTCAAACCTTCATCATAGTTGGTTTTCTGCTGTTTCTGCGTATAGTTGTTGCTGCCATAGCTAGCTATGCATttctttttctgatcaaaattcaaatttatatATCTTTCCAAGCTTGTAACGCATGCATATGAATATAGATGGCAGTTTTGACCACATATAACCAGTCAGAAACATTGGAATATAGATAGCAAATCTGTTGATATGCAAACCACTTCACCCATTGATCGAATTTTGCAACTTATCATGCTTAGAATTGAAAAGCAGAAAAATGCTTAAATTGGAACATTGATTAAAAAAAAAGCGGTTCCATAGATGTAAATTTTTGTTATTAATTTCGCTTGTTGTGCTCATTTAGTCTCTGTTCAATGGAAAAAAGATCTGTTACACATGAAACAGAATAATTGTTACACGACTTTATGAAGATCGAGACAGGCTTTAGTTGGATTCAACTATATAGACTTCTAAGGAGATGGCTCTTTTTCTTGTGTGTGCGCCACCCAACCTTGGCACTAGCACTTGCTGGCTTCAATGAATAAGGCTCATGCTCGGAGCGGTGGCTAAAGTCACTTGAAAACCGTTCACCACAAATGAACAAATTATTTACTTCCTCCGATGTACTCCATATTAATTGATGCTAAAATGTATGTATTTataattaaaatatgtctagttacatctatattagtattaagtcatatgaatcggagggagtagcgtTTTTTGTTCACTTGAAAGTTGTTAGTTTTTGTTCTAACTATTTAATTTTTTGTTTCATTCAAAGTCGACTAACATGTAGAAGTGTGGCAatgaaagaaaattaaaaaaatgaaaagaaaagaagggaaaaGGAAAAATAGTGAACAaaattgtgcaaaaaaaaaaccaaagagaaacatcaAGAAAACGGAAAGAACGAAGAAATTAAAGAAAACCGGAAAATCATAATATATCAGAAAGCCACATGAAAGGAGCAGAAAAAACGAAGAGAAATAAATCCAAGCTACaaaagcaaaaataaaaaataaaaaagaactgAACAGACAAAAAGTCACGTGAAATAAACAGAAAGAAAATAAACAGCTTGAAATAGTCCTTCCCTCCTGAATAGGCCCAGCCCACGTGTTACAAGGAATTTGGAACTGGTTTTGGACTGCGGCTCCTCTACAAAAAAAACAATACTCCTCTATCGTCGTGTTCCTCTGTTATTCGGACTCACCCTCAGCTTCCCAGTTCATGTTCATGAGATCTCATCGCCTCTGTATCGAATTGTTTccggaatccttcttcattgagtCTTCTAACATGTAGGGGGCTGGGACTCCGTCTCCGTATTCCCAAACGCATCGGTTTGCTTCCGGATCTTTTTTGCTCTGAAAAGGGGGAAAAACAGGGGGTCGACTCTGACTCAATCCGTCGTCGTCGGCAAAACTACAGGCGGAGCTCCCTGCACCGCAAGTACGTATGCGCCTCCGCGTCTTCTCCACCTTGTATTTTCAGCTCAAATTCTCGATCTGGGAGCTCCTGAGGTCCCTTATCCCGAGTTCCCGACCCGCAGCTGTAGTGGCAATCCATACCTCTACTCCATGTCCAGCACGGCGTTAAATTGGGCGCACAACGCCGTCGGACTAATCGACAAGGTATGCCAGATCTTTATTTTTGTGGTCGGTCACGCACGCACTAAGATTTTCTCTGTTCGAGCGAATAGATAGCAGATTTTTTTTTACCGCGCCAGCGGTATTGAGTCATACTTATTGGAATTGCCTCGTTGCAGATAGTGTATCAATGGTTTCAGCAACTGAAACAATTCTTGCAAGCCTGCCAACAGATTTATATTATCTCTCAGGGTGCCCAAAACATGAGACAAGACCTTGTGCTTGAACTTCCACAGGTATGCATCGCGCGCTGACACTCAAGTATTCTTCTAGCTATAAGTACTGTCAGTAACTGCTAGCACTGAACGCATTTGGGCTAGGACTTGAGAGTAATGCTACATCTACCGAAAATTTCTACCAAAAAAATCTTACGGAAAGGCAACGTAGCGCCTCTAAGGTTAGAAAATGATGAGAACTTGCTCCGCAATTTAAGGAAGGGGAAAAGATTAGAACCAACCAACAACCTCCACATCAGTCCGTAAAATCAATCCATAACATCTGTTCCCAAGTGTAGGATTATTGAGGACTTAATAGCTTTCTGTTTgttgccaaaaacacatgtgcatTGTAAATCTGCACACCATCAGTTGCATAAACTTTACCCAGTGCACTCCTTTCATCCATAGTCCAAGGATCTTCatgcaaacacacacacacacactcgctACCCCTAACAAGACACCTACTTCTGCTGTTTACTCCAAGTGAAGTCAGCATTAACTAGCTAAAATCTAACTTGTCCACGATGCTTCTGCAGGACATCTTACATCATATACATTCCCTCCTGCCGCTGAAGGATGCTGCTCGTGCCGCCTGTGTATCTCATGCTTTTTTGCATTCCTGGAGATGCTATTCCACCCTCACACTCAGCAAAGAAACACTTGGGTTGACTCACGAGAAATTGGGGTGGTTTAAGGAGATAGAAATCCATCTCATCGACAAAGTTGACCGCATACTTAATAACCATCGTGGCACTGTGCTCAAGACTCTTAAACTTGATCTTTTCATTTGTGACAACATTAGCACCTCCTACTTGGACTGGTGGCTCCAAATATCTGTTAAACCTGGGATCGAGGAAGTAAGCTTGGTGGTGTCAACTTTCATGGAGAAAGACTACAACTTCCCCTGTTCGATTTTGTCCGATGAGATAGCTGCAAGATCAATTCAGTCTCTTCACCTCCACGGTTGCGCTTTTCATCCCACAGTAACACTTGGCTGGTTGAGGAGATTGGGAACTTTACAACTGTATTTTCTCAAAATTAATGACGAGGGATTAGGGCACCTGCTTTCTAAATCTCTCGCCCTGGAACAGTTGGAAATCGTTTGTTGCGACGAGATAACTTGCTTTAAGATGCCTTGTAAGCTGCAGCAGCTCAAGTTCCTTAGAGTTGCGAGCTGCGACATGATCCAGTTGGTAGAGATCAATGCTCCAAAGCTCTCCTCGTTTCAGTATGAGGGAACCCAGGTAGAGATCAATGTCATAGACTCCACACAACTTAAGGATGTAGAATTGTTACATGACAAACCATTTGGCACTCTCTGTTCTGCATATGCCAAGCTCACAACCATTGCGCCAAATGTTAGGAGCCTTACCCTGCGTTCTCGTAATGAGGTATGTCTTGGTTTCACATTTTAATCAGATTAATTATAATAGGGGACTAGTGAACACAGATATTTCACTTGTGTATTGGAAAAGGCATAATTGATCTTGGGACTTGTGTTTTTCAGGATTTCAACATGCCCGTGCTGCCTGTGAAGCTCCTTCACCTCAAGAAGATGGAAATCACCCTCTTTAGATCAGTATCGGCCTTATGGCCCAGCTGTGATTTCTTTTCGCTGATTCCTTATCTTGATGCGTGTCCTTACTTGGAATCTTTCATCTTACGCGTAAGTCATCATTCTCAAAGAATCAGAGCTATACCGTGTAGGCTAAACCATTGAGTATCTTGTGCAATGGACTTATTGCACACACCTGGTTTGTTATAGACCAATGACATCGATCCTACATACATATGCGCAGGTAGACCAGGACGGCGTAGGGGATGATTCTGTTGTTGCTGTTGGAGAGGACGAATTAAGGTGGAAGCCAGAGTACCGGCATCACCATCTCAAACGGGTGATGATCACGGGCTTTTACTCAACCAAAAGCTTAGTGGAATTTACGAGGCACATTCTCCAGCACACTTCTTCACTGGAGTGCCTTACGCTGGACACAACTATTTTCTGCCGTAGGAGCTTCGAGACCTGGCATGCGACTGAAAAATACGCCGCCTCAGGAGTAACTCACAAATGCTATCCAATGTGTACCACAGCTCTCGCTAAGGCTCAGAGAGCTACGGAGGCTGCTAGCAGATACATCGCGGGGAGAGTTCCCTCGGCTGTTAAGTACACGATCCTGAAGCCATGTATTCATTGCCATAAATGCTAACCGGTGACTGATGGAAATATTCACTGCTTAAATATTTTGTGTTTTGTTCAAAAACACTTACAGTATATTTATTGTAATGTTTGGTATCATACTGGACAAAATCTCAAATTTCCCTCACAGCTTTATGTAGCATTCCAAAACTAATAGTCCCTTTGTTAATATGAATAAGGCGCATATGttttttaaaatttgtctttgaCAATATTTCATAATATTATATAAATTTACTCCAAGTATTTACTAGCTCCACTTGGGTCTTTAAGTTGAGCGAGTAAAGTTAGATCAACCAGGAACTAAGTGAGCAAGACAGTATCCAGGAATTTGGAGCACATGTTTTTTAAACATAATGCCAAAggtccagctttaaattaataaagccacaatgGCAAAGTTACAAGGTGCTGAAAAACAGCTTACAAACATCAAAGACCaagcaaactaaagataacaacgaACGCAACTTGATCTCGATGCCATCATCTAAAAGAGGAGGCAAAGCTTAGGAGAAGCAATGTCGTGCAGCTCGACACCGGAGCCTCAAGTCTTGGCACAACGCAGCCAGCCTGccatccgcctccacctccgaagaAGGCCCCGACCTTCTCGCCCTGGGTCGTAGAGCGTCGAACCATCGGCAGGCGGAGCAGCTCACCCTAGAGCACGCATGAGCACCTGGGCATGATGCCAAGGACCCTCACCAGACAAGAACACCGCACGCGAAGAACAACGAGCATCGCCACCAAAAGACTTCAGCTTCAGGACAGAGCTTGCCAAAGAAGCCACGACAAAAGCCGCAACCATCAGACCAAACAGCACCGGTAGTACGCCCACCTCCCACCATCCCAAGGCGACGTCTCCAAGGAGAAGAACGATGCCGAAGCGGCGTCGCCGCCTAATTCGTAGATCTAAGGTTTTCACCTCAGCATCACCTCCAAGAAGGATGACGGCGTCCGAGACATCGCCCACGCCGTGGCCGCCCCGCCGGCCAAGGATCTCTCCCGGCCAGAGCCCCCGACCCTGCCACCCCAACATAGCACGCGGAGCCAGCGAGGACGCCAGAATCCAAGGCCTTGAGGTGGGTACCGCACGACCGTTGGCTGCCGACTTCAGATCTGACGTGGGGTCGACGGGGATACCACCGCGTCGTGAGCTCCCACTACCgccttgtaacatcccaaaaattccaaATCAATAAAGAGGCAATTTCCATtattcaaaatttagaaccaacaaaaacttgaatTAAGTTATAGGGTGTGCGTAGTGCTCATGCATAAATGTTGTGATCTTGCTatgatgtttgtttgaagtggTTTAACAttgttctaaaccctaaaccatgccaaATTAAATCAAAGAGggacaaagaaaaggaaaagaaaatcaaaagaacatcacatatgagcctatggccatttttgcaacaccttaacctaggccattctattttgtttaaatgatttggaaacattactaaactcataataatcacttttgaatcaaaaaaaatacataacaaataaaaatcaaaatcaaaacccactcacatatgataatggtcactttgacactttatatcagggtacctactttgagcccctgtattaagaaatttctaaaccaaactttctcaactctttgcacctcatccaagaactcatcaaggtgatcacaatggtgaagaccaaCCTTCCAAACTCCTTTTCAGATTCTTAATATAAGCATGCAAAGTAGCAATTATGAAACAGAAACAAGATCACCTCAAATGTGATTCTCACCAAATCAGCTCCATTTTGCACACCAACACCACCAATAgaagccaaacattatttgaatcacatccatgaaaaagtttggcaaaattcaaaaataaacttcatgcggccattgtgtcgagcaccttgtgtgcaccaaTCTGCCAACTCCACACACCTCAATATCCAGCAGGTTTTAGACTAAACCATCCATGCCTAGGTCATCCTCAGCCTCCTCTTACACCCATTAAACAatgccaagcaccagagacaaTGATTATGGATGAAATCATCAAGTATCAAGCCATGCCGTGGCACTCATGCCACCCCCATGTCAACACTTCTCTCCTCTCACTTCCAGCTAACCTTAGCATGTCCTtgagccctctctctctctctctgctgaaCACGATGGACACCACCGTTGGCCAAGGAGAAGCGTGCAATGCCCTGGCCAGTACACGCCCACGACGTCCAGtgacgccagagcgtgcacggacAAGCCCCGGAGCGCGCCAGAGCGTCGCCTCGTCCCATCGCTGCTGACCACCTCTCGCTCTCTCCTCTCGCACACGCACGCGCCATTAAACCAGCAACCTCCCAGACACGACCGTTCGAGCTGGAGAGCGATGTCACTGTCGCCATCGTCGACGccctccgccacggtactgcaagcTCCAGTCATGCTCCTTCTCGCGTCATCCCTCCGTTTTCTGTGCAATCAAGCCCGTCGTGCTCGCCATGACGTAAAGAACACCGCTGCGTCATCACCCAAGCCTCTCCGCCCCTGTAGCGTCGTCGCCATGGAGGACCTGCTCGTGCCGAGCCGCCCCCTCTCGCTCGCTATAAAAGGAGCGCTCCCCGTGCTCAATCGCCACACCAATCGCCTCCTCTCCTCTCACAACCCTTCCTCGAGCATCGCCACGCCTCAATTTAGCCCGTAGACCACCAATTTCTTGCCGGAGTACCGCGGCGCCGTCGCAGAAGCTCGCCATCGATTGGAGCCGTCCCAGGAgtagccgccggtaccaggagcaccgccgtcgtcgacaacctcgccctgcatcaacgccgatcatcgccggacctccggtgagTCGCCGACCCCCTAGTGCTCGCCGCCAGTAGCGCCcgtgctcgccgtcgacgacgacaatcGTCGACCGTTCGATCTGGATCTAATCCAACGTCCCCTTTTCGCATATGATTCGGTGTTTAAGACTCACTGAcgagtggagcccactgtcaggcggcccgtgcgTGCGAGACGCGTAGCTGGGCCAGCCCTTTTTCCTATTTTTCTCCCTGGCCCGTTAGCAGTTCCCACCAAGCCCACGATTTTGAATTTGATTTAATTCATTTAGCCTAAATTCAATACTGATGccatgttcaaaattaaatagaaacatatctactgagccaaaatttGTGAAATTAGTTTCTAAAAAGCTTATGAAATTGTCTATCCAACCTCACTGGTCTCATCCCAAGATTTATTATAGAACAATTGCAATGAAAATAACAAGGAagtgccttttcaaacttcaagcatttattaaaaatcaaccataattcattttgagttgattccaatctcataattcacatttaaaatgctctacatgaatatgtaaaaTATAGCAGTAGTGTttaccatgatcatgggctagagcaaaataatggctatgtggccatttatagtccatttaaattaaccCAATTTTATTAATCAAATGTTATGAGAGGTATCCTTTAATTTAAATCAATGTTCCAAGTAGTTCAAtatgaggtaatgaccttagtctaTCGAACCTCATATTTGATTCcttagtgatattaaattatttctatagtagtgtttaaattgcatgagatgtagAATCTCAAACTCAAatgaataaatatgaagtgttgaccttggtcaacatgatctcatacttcaTTATTTGAGGACATTAAATCTTAGTAaggttcaataagaggaaattattcttcaaaGGAACTAAATAAAAACCCtagtaaatatttcaatgagagaaaattatttttctttaaagaaaataaatccaACTACAATGTTaacaatgttgtgatgctagattatcttgtgtgatttccttgagtgttaagtctagtacttaagtattgttttgtgattgtatacctcgtatccgtttatagacgctagtaccgaaggctacgaggaggaggaggtcttctacgaagaagaagaaaactttgatcactgtaccactcaaggcaagctatactcttgcaagctaccctaatgcaagctcTCCTAGAGCAAGGCAGCATTGAAATGTTATTTTTAGCTTAAGaattccaatcccaagtttttatcttgcaagcttTTATTATtggttatcaaagtttattttgctcatagttcacattggtctagatatggagtattacaagagcatcaaagttagcctagagaactacaagttagttagtatccctcatgactagttgctagtgctacaactaaaattgactactctagatgggaacatgtgaatcaaatgactttgaaaaccttggaatgatgaatcattctattgaaagattttgaaggtgaatgtgacttgaatgacatggtgaatttcataaaaactgatggttggttcagatgcgataccattccaatttttgagtatccccacaatacctgattatgggtagggcttaactagaaatttatgcactttagtatgggttccctctaaacaagcgtcataggggttatgtcgaggctgcctccgtgaaaggtgaaatgacgtgaaaatgaggtgaatatcttacccaagccctgtgcagttcccaggatggcagattgccatcactgggaggccaagctcatgggggaggtgcctatactagggtatgtaagtgaaaggttaatggttgatgatccgcatactgagtatgattattcagggctatccctgacggatgtaatcaaaagttgtggcacaagtgtacaacctctgcagagtgttaaacctattcgaatagccgtgtccacggttatggatgaTTGGatggccatattgttccgttgtcagatgttttctaaaaatgaatggtgaattgaaaggtgaatttgacttgatcacaatagagttgtgggaatgacactaatgttcccacttgagttaagttaggaaaATGAAGAATCTTttattactaaatgcttatgaaataaaagtgGCTTTATGCaactgaacctagagcttagaaccctcttaCTAAAATTAatggtgcttacactagtattagtttgagagtactttaaagtactcatggctgtgtccctggctattcaaatggccagactatgaagaagagcaccagtatcaagatgatggacagcaggacgtctacgagaaCTAGGATCGTCtcttgacgtcaagcgttgcatgtggaatagatggaccactactacttcgcttccgctatgtgttttgtatgttGATCTatagatcaactgttgttgaatattggatcatgtgatc includes these proteins:
- the LOC124675798 gene encoding uncharacterized protein LOC124675798 — protein: MSSTALNWAHNAVGLIDKIVYQWFQQLKQFLQACQQIYIISQGAQNMRQDLVLELPQDILHHIHSLLPLKDAARAACVSHAFLHSWRCYSTLTLSKETLGLTHEKLGWFKEIEIHLIDKVDRILNNHRGTVLKTLKLDLFICDNISTSYLDWWLQISVKPGIEEVSLVVSTFMEKDYNFPCSILSDEIAARSIQSLHLHGCAFHPTVTLGWLRRLGTLQLYFLKINDEGLGHLLSKSLALEQLEIVCCDEITCFKMPCKLQQLKFLRVASCDMIQLVEINAPKLSSFQYEGTQVEINVIDSTQLKDVELLHDKPFGTLCSAYAKLTTIAPNVRSLTLRSRNEDFNMPVLPVKLLHLKKMEITLFRSVSALWPSCDFFSLIPYLDACPYLESFILRVDQDGVGDDSVVAVGEDELRWKPEYRHHHLKRVMITGFYSTKSLVEFTRHILQHTSSLECLTLDTTIFCRRSFETWHATEKYAASGVTHKCYPMCTTALAKAQRATEAASRYIAGRVPSAVKYTILKPCIHCHKC